One Centropristis striata isolate RG_2023a ecotype Rhode Island chromosome 22, C.striata_1.0, whole genome shotgun sequence genomic window carries:
- the LOC131961120 gene encoding serine/threonine-protein kinase pim-2-like, whose protein sequence is MKRAVAALLNPTTAWVTSNKRKASINYSEPPRKRQRCASEPPEVTVETATTRETNEKAPTAEQSPGKKQRGHENNSGISEPAEVPVEDVTAKGTKRKASTQRGPPPPKRWRTGTYDTNTGEPTKVSISVRTSRVISTIKLIFCLKVLKHESVFVFEEQFEAKYLQLLKLGEGGQGTVYAGERKTDNLPVAIKHIPRADEKTRPVVSYKWPLEVLLMLRVAGGAGSLGKHAAVSLLDWYDLGPEVLLVMERPVPCEDLLTYLNNNLFLREDQAKNIMKQLVEAANKMHSLGVFHRDIKAENVLVDLSSDVPRVRIIDFGSACLVTEIPKGSFSGTPAYIPPEFYRLGTYEAGPSTVWQLGTLLYELVDSCFTTRKFLPSFHFPKNCSLNSAFFSDCQDLLEVCLAVNPQERGTLEQILLHPWFS, encoded by the exons ATGAAG AGAGCAGTGGCAGCACTACTGAACCCAACTACTGCATGGGTGACAAGTAACAAACGCAAGGCCAGCATAAATTACTCAGAGCCACCCAGAAAAAGGCAGAGGTGTGCCAGCGAACCCCCTGAGGTGACAGTGGAGACTGCGACAACCAGAGAGACCAATGAAAAGGCCCCAACAGCAGAACAAAGCCCCGGAAAAAAGCAGAGGGGTCACGAAAACAACTCCGGCATCAGTGAACCCGCTGAGGTGCCAGTGGAGGATGTGACAGCTAAAGGGACCAAGAGAAAAGCCAGCACCCAAAGGGGTCCCCCCCCCCCGAAGAGGTGGAGAACTGGAACCTACGACACCAACACTGGTGAACCTACCAAGGTGTCCATCTCCGTCAGGACCAGCAGAG TGATTTCAACCATCAAGCTCATCTTTtgtttaaaagtattaaaacatgaatctgtgtttgtgtttgaagaaCAATTTGAGGCCAAGTACCTGCAGCTTCTCAAGCTCGGAGAAGGCGGCCAAGGAACGGTTTATGCTGGAGAAAGAAAAACTGACAACTTACca GTGGCGATCAAACACATCCCTAGAGCTGATGAGAAGACTCGACCAGTGGTGA GTTATAAATGGCCATTGGAGGTGCTTCTCATGCTGAGAGTGGCAGGTGGAGCGGGGTCACTGGGGAAACATGCTGCCGTGTCATTATTAGACTGGTATGATCTGGGCCCAGAGGTCCTGCTTGTCATGGAGAGACCAGTCCCCTGTGAGGACCTGCTGACCTACCTCAATAACAATTTGTTCCTGAGGGAAGACCAGGCAAAG AACATCATGAAGCAGCTGGTGGAAGCAGCAAATAAGATGCACTCTCTTGGAGTCTTCCATCGGGACATTAAAGCAGAAAATGTCCTCGTTGATTTAAGCTCGGATGTCCCTCGTGTGAGAATCATAGACTTTGGAAGTGCCTGCTTGGTGACGGAAATACCGAAAGGCTCCTTCTCTG GAACCCCTGCCTACATCCCTCCAGAGTTTTACCGGCTTGGCACATACGAGGCGGGCCCCAGCACAGTCTGGCAGCTGGGCACTCTGCTCTATGAACTGGTGGACAGCTGTTTCACCACAAGAaaattccttccttccttccattttCCAAAGAACTGCAGCTTAAACTCTGCTTTCTTCTCAGACTGCCAGGACTTGTTGGAGGTGTGTTTGGCTGTGAACCCTCAGGAGCGCGGCACTCTGGAGCAGATTCTGCTGCACCCCTGGTTCTCCTAA